ATCTCAGAAACTATAAAAGCttacaaaatttcagttgTTGACTTTTacttagaaaaatattgagaGCACTTCTGATTTGAAAACGTATTGATGTTAAGtgttaaattttgagaatttgccCTAATTTAACTGATCTTGTATTGTTTAAATAGTCGAGGTGGGTTTCTAAAAACCGACAGCTTTTACGAATAACTGtaatattcgaaaaataaattttattttcagttactGGGATATGAAATTTGACAAAGAGCTTATGACAGATCCAATCGCTCTCAATTTACTATATCTTCAAACATTATCAGATGTAGAGAGGGGGTGGATCATAGCCATGAGAGAACCTAAGATGCGGttagaaaaactaaaattaaagttgGCCAAGAAGGAATACATTGAATTTgctcaaaaactaaaatattatgGTTTTCTGCAGTTTTCTCAATGTTACTGTGATTACCCTCATCCTGGTACTAAAGTTTCTGTAGCTGTAGGTGATGAGGAGCTTAGTATTCGCATAGTAGGACCTGGTAACTTGGCAAAAGAAGGAGTATTCAAGGTTACAAGAATGAGATGTTGGAGGATAACTGCCACAAATGTAAGTAAACTGCTGCACCTACAGAGCGTTCTATAAGCATTGTCTTGGTACAAATTACTATAGTGTGTTTGACGATCAAAAGATGTAAATGAATTAAacatgtatttaaaaaaatccttatgTTCTTTCTgtgataatttaataattttctttttgttcttACAGGACAAGAGAGACATTACTCAAGAAAGTAGTGCATACAGTAACAATGAACAGCCAAATTCTAATTTAGAATTATCATTTGAGTATCTCATGTCCAAAGACAACCTTCGATGGATAACCATAAGTAGCAGTCAAGCCATTTTGATGTCAATATGTCTCCAGTCTTTAGTAGATGAGTTgcttttgaagaaaaatggaaTCAAAAGACAGGATAATGGtacttttaatggaaaatggaCTTATATGAGGAGAGATGGATCTTGCCATATAATGTGCAAccatacaaatttattggatAGTTCTGATGTAagcatttaattatttcacatTACCCAGGTAGAATTAACGTGAATAATGTATATGCTGTTTTCACGCACAATGTGTTTCCCAACAAACTAGTCttattttttgtgtatattaaatcctgaaaatttgatttactaGTTCTGACTCATCTTGTATTTATTGTCCTGATTAAACAATGACGTTATCAGATTTTAAGTTGAATGATGTCATGAGAACAAAACTGATCCATAATAATGTGGTTAAATATCAgcagaataaaaaaaaggagaaaagcCCATACAATTTCCacaacaattattaaaaaatgtgaagcaAGTCGCTTTGATAAGGACATTTTCGACAATATTCAAATATggacagatttttttaatatctaacATTTTACAAAAGAATACAGTTTTTTACAGTAATACTTAAAACATTTCAGGATCCAGATAATGTGATCGAACGCAGGAATGAAGAACTTTTCTCCATAAAAACTTTACAAGATAAGTTTTCCAGTGTATCTTTCAAGAACGGCAGAGAATTCGTAGAAAATCAGGCTTTTGAGGGAATAAGCAATGATGATTTATAGTTGTTGTTATGgatcaaagttttattattgttgacCGTTTGATCTCACTCTTGCAACTAACATTTCGTGTATATTTTAATAGTTGAACATTTATCATTTGATAGTACATTAATCATACAATTAATTATCCGTTTTGATATACAGATCctctatttaaaaacaaaccaCCCAACGAGATGTATCTTTTGAATTAatgggaaattatttttcttcggtATGTATCTTGACCTCATATacaaagaaatatgttttaaagtttcctAAGAGTTTCAAAACAGATTTTATTATCGTTTCAAAAgttgttgaatttaataaaataactgtTAAAAAATCACTTGTTTTATTGGCATACAATTTTCTCGTATTTTCCGAAggcttaaataatttcatatttttcggTGCTATCGAATAGATTTTCCTACATACGTTAAGGAATgcgtttcatttaaataagtaaAGAAACTTTCTCGtcagaattgaaattttattagataAAAACATGTCTTTtcacaaatgaaaaattgaaaatcaaacGTTATTTTGGGTGGTTTGTTATGAAATGAGAACCTTGTATATATAATAtcttatttatatattttttattgtgaagACTAGGGACtatttatgtaattaaaataacttctGTTAATTGGATTATTAATTCACTAATACCTATTTGATAGAAGTCATTGTAAGTTTAACTCTCCTAACAATGTTTTTCCCTATTCAtcgtatttttgaatttatcatgTTCGTTCAGactaatatagaaaaaaaatgtattatagcTACATAACGAATTAAACGAAACCGTTTAGTTATTTGCTGTTAACAGTGTTTTGTAGTAATtaacttttgtttatttgcaatcataactttattttcttaatgatgtgttaatatttcattatcGTACCTGATCAACATTCTTgaaaagctttaaattttgtctgTTGAGCATTTACTAAACACTAgatgttttatattaaaaaacacatttcctTGCCACTTC
This region of Euwallacea fornicatus isolate EFF26 chromosome 3, ASM4011564v1, whole genome shotgun sequence genomic DNA includes:
- the Snx17 gene encoding sorting nexin-17, which produces MKMHFSIPDTQDLKECKGSGIVGYNVHINGIYHCTVRYKQLHILNEQLKGEFGHDNLPVFPSKKLLPLSSGQVEERRTLLEKYIQALGQDAKFMSSMHLCGFLLAAQQETFCNNEKEVNLDIFIMASNQIKVKVSTFDSTGKVLAKALRQVNLPLDYIQYFSLYLIKVDNSGDIIVLRKFLNFESPYITQQVIRIATRIVIRKNYWDMKFDKELMTDPIALNLLYLQTLSDVERGWIIAMREPKMRLEKLKLKLAKKEYIEFAQKLKYYGFLQFSQCYCDYPHPGTKVSVAVGDEELSIRIVGPGNLAKEGVFKVTRMRCWRITATNDKRDITQESSAYSNNEQPNSNLELSFEYLMSKDNLRWITISSSQAILMSICLQSLVDELLLKKNGIKRQDNGTFNGKWTYMRRDGSCHIMCNHTNLLDSSDDPDNVIERRNEELFSIKTLQDKFSSVSFKNGREFVENQAFEGISNDDL